The genomic window TCCGGGAGGCACAAAttccctgtaaaaaaaaaaaaagaccttaatGAACCTCAAAACACTGGCGTCGATGGAACAGCTTCCAGGATGACACAAGGAAGCACGGAGGTGAACAACTCCCAACTGCAGGCGAACAGAGGAGGGAATAAATGGACTGAGACTGGTGAGGAGATGGGAGACAGCTGGGCttactgaaacaggaagtaggtGGAGATGCACAGAGCAGGACTGAGGAACAGAAATTGACTGAGGGAGATGTGAAATTGGCACAGGAAGGAATCAAGACTGAACACAAGAGAACCTCACCATGAACAGAAAAACTCAGTAACCACAAAAACAGTTATTAAAGAGCTactgcaaaaaaacagattgtgaCATCCTGAACATCAGAACCATTTTCCTTTCATCTAGGGGTCACATAGGTAAGGTGATGACACGTCTGCATAACTTGTACTTACAGACATTTGTTGTTATACTCATGGTCTTGGTGTCTCCAGACGTCTACATCACCGAGGAGCTCTCAACATCACATCGGGACAAGAAATCTTATCAGATGATGCACATTCAGAGGGCAGAACAGAATGAGAATTCCCTTCTGTTCTCACAAGCTTTAACTGAGCTAATGTTAGTAGTGCGACTGCAGTGTAGCTGACAAGAAAACTGAGATCTCACTCTCCCTTATTAGagcatatttaatttattttctatgttttaattgatttttcaCTATAGGCATtgagaactttgtttttcaattcAAACTAAAACTCAAATCTCAGACATTTTTGTACTTTAGCGGGGAAAAACCACACAGCACCTCAGTATTTTCCATcttcacacattttattattttaaaaagacaaagtacATCTTCATTAGAGCATTTCCTTTGCTCTTTTGCTGTCTTGTGAGATTCTGACGTGTGCTGATATTCAGTGGCAGCATCGCAACTTCAACTTTCAAATTCATGCTAGGAAGTATAAAATCAAACCATAGAAGGCAAATTGTAGGAaaactaaattacaaaaaaagagtaTAAAAGTCTTGATTCATAATCTTGAAAACccagaaaacttttaaattcaGCCCCAGATTCACCCCAGTGGGATCTCTTTAAAGCATGCGaccacatttctgcttttaaaaaatgtaccaAAAGGTGGCAAAGAACCAGAACATTTAGGTGCGTTTAAAGCCACAGATACCAAGCAGTGTGAAAACGAGATCCACCGTAAAAAGAATGAGATTGACATATGTGAAAAAGGCAACCATGAACTGAATGGCCCAGATGCAATAGCTGGGCGGGCAGTCTTTGGGACGAAGATTGTTTCTGAATGTGTAAATGGGCCATATGATTGCAGTGAAGATATACAGCACTACAGAGATCACAAGGAATATGAAGACAAACCTGTCCAGGTTAAAGGGCAAACAGGTCTTTAGCTTTTTCAGGATGTTGGTGGCGATGATCAGAGGCAGGATGGGGAAGGGGACGATGTACGCGATGACACAGAAGACCAGAGCCGGCTTGTCTCTGTAACCAGTGAGGGAAACAAAAATCATGCAGCTCACAAAAGCCTCCAAAACCTTCCAGAATCCGGGCAGAGCCGCCAGGTAGCTGCCTTTCTTCTTGTCCAGGAATTTGTCTTTCAGCACCTCAAGAACGTAGAGGAGGGCACACAGGAAGGCAAACAAGCTCACTATCCAGCCGTACAGGCATTTCAGGCAGGCGTAGAAGTTGGCGTAAGTGATGGCCACGGAGACGGTCATCAGTGAAGAAGACATGGCCATCCCTGTAGTGAAGTCAGCCCAGTCCATGCAAAACATGTTGAGGATGATATCGAGCTTGAACATCtcgatgatggtgatgatgagaGTCATGATGGGGCAAAAAGCCCAGGTGAACATAGCGTAGTTCCAGTAGGTGTGACTGCTCCCTCCTCTTAGAGAGCCCAGGATGAAGGTGACCACAGAGATGAGGATCTGAGCCATGTGTAACCCCCCTCGCCCAGACATCAGAGTGGATGGAGTGAACACGGTCTTGGACAGTGTTTCCTTCACATCGCTAATAAGTCCCATCTTGGTTAAAGAGTCTACAAGAAGTTGACTCAACTTTGTGCTCTCAGGTGGCTGATAGTGACGGACTGACGTGttctctgctgctcttctgCCTCCCTACTTTACTTTTTATGATGCCTTTAAATATGATTTGCATAAGGTAACAGACTGTAGTTACCCATATCTACTGCAGCTGATAGAACATGACAAAAGATCTTTCAGTGTGtgaagcctttttgttttacacgGACAGCAGGGAGTGACTGTTGTCACTGATGTGTAGtgattctgttattttttatagaaactgaaagcaaagCCTGCATGATGCACCACCACATATCCAAGtacagtaaaaagtaaaagtcaacCTATTAGGACTTTTCAATGTCCGATAACGgtgctgattttaaaaaaaatggtttgtatgtttttgacctataaatatatttgctaatgtttttattgcctgcagCTCACAGGCAAAAGGTGGGCGATGATGCTATTGACCGTGTATGTGCACATATATTCatgcgtctgtctgttagcaacatattaTGAACCACAGGATGCACTTCAttggaactttcagaaagctaTCACTGGATGCTGATCTACAGCTggtaaacttttggagtcaacttgattcaggatggccaccaccGCCGCCAACTGAgtctgaaaaatacaaaaatggcaaaaaaaaaaatcagtcaactttacagtttttgtgctgaaatttggtgtggtagtagctgaaactgaccCCAAAtgcatattctgagcactaaatgattgtttaaaatgtagctattaactatttggagtcaactggaCAAATTCTAATGGAACTtttaaggaaataatcactggatgtacttctacaactgattaacctttggagccaacccaattcaaaatggccactacagccaagTGAtatgaataaacacaaatacataacaattcagtcaatttcacagatattttgctacaatttgttgtggttgtggCAGAGAACCAtccataacacatactctgagtgcaatATCgcgcaatattgcaagatgttgCAAACAACATTATCgttaaggtttaaccaaaacagccaAAAGGGTGTTTGATAGTTAATAAACAGGGCTCAGAACTTTTCAAGCACCCTCCCTAAATTTGTCCTAATGCATGAATTACAGTGAccatgttctttaaaaaaacacttgtacaaaaataaataatgagttAGTTTTACcccataatttaaaaaaaacaactttttgagCTCAAACATGGTGCTGCTGCATAGTGTTCAGTCtgccaacagaaaaatatgcAACCCGTCTATAATATTGgggttttttaggtttttgtttaaactctgcCCCCTCTTAAATGTCAAGGtactgttttatgatttttgtgttgttgtttttattaaactaatgtTCTGTGTTTCTCTTGTAAAGGAAACAACCTGTCTCAATGAGATTACCTGTctacataaaagaaaatgaataaataaattcttaCAAACACCACGCACATGTTCAAACACCATAAGTACTAGTTAAGAAtagcaaaaaaaagacaaaatgcaaagTGACATCCAGCATTTACAGTCACACTTTGAAACAACTTCTTTGTAGTCTTAATAATTTATTGAATACAACATGCATTAAGGAAAAGAGTGCTGCCTGAGTGCAAAATTCAGGGCAAAATGTCCCACCGCACTCCTTTTGTGGTTATATCTACACGGACCGTAATTTGTGTAACACACAGTCAATTCTATCGTTTTACTTGTTTCGTTTAAGTCTCttaaaacaatataatataaACGCTCGACAAAATGGCGATATTTTCTTGACAAAACCtctatttttacttgtttaattttaatttttgcgCAGGTCATAATTGTCCCCCTCTGTTTCCGGGGAAGGTAAATACGaggcacaaacaggaagttgttgtCAGTGTTAGGAGATGTGCTAGCATTAGGCGGTT from Kryptolebias marmoratus isolate JLee-2015 linkage group LG17, ASM164957v2, whole genome shotgun sequence includes these protein-coding regions:
- the LOC108237134 gene encoding myeloid-associated differentiation marker-like protein 2 — its product is MGLISDVKETLSKTVFTPSTLMSGRGGLHMAQILISVVTFILGSLRGGSSHTYWNYAMFTWAFCPIMTLIITIIEMFKLDIILNMFCMDWADFTTGMAMSSSLMTVSVAITYANFYACLKCLYGWIVSLFAFLCALLYVLEVLKDKFLDKKKGSYLAALPGFWKVLEAFVSCMIFVSLTGYRDKPALVFCVIAYIVPFPILPLIIATNILKKLKTCLPFNLDRFVFIFLVISVVLYIFTAIIWPIYTFRNNLRPKDCPPSYCIWAIQFMVAFFTYVNLILFTVDLVFTLLGICGFKRT